One stretch of Candidatus Bathyarchaeia archaeon DNA includes these proteins:
- a CDS encoding DUF2116 family Zn-ribbon domain-containing protein, giving the protein MAKIRKEDMPIVFKHRHCIWCSAPVLDMGKDFCSAKCEAEYRRQLRRRNLLYFAMMLSFPIMIFLIYILPLILK; this is encoded by the coding sequence ATGGCGAAGATCAGGAAGGAGGATATGCCCATAGTATTCAAGCACAGGCATTGTATCTGGTGTAGTGCTCCCGTTCTTGATATGGGAAAGGATTTCTGCAGCGCCAAATGCGAGGCCGAGTATAGGAGGCAGTTGCGCAGAAGGAACCTGCTATACTTCGCAATGATGCTCTCCTTCCCGATAATGATATTCCTGATATATATCCTCCCATTGATCCTAAAATAG